In one Pseudomonadota bacterium genomic region, the following are encoded:
- a CDS encoding epoxyqueuosine reductase QueH, producing MGKKILLHICCAPCCIYPLSQLRADNSEIYGYFYNPNIHPYTEFQKRLETLEHYAKITLLNLTIDDAYELEYFLKGALEYGKDRCLFCYRIRLEKIFQKGRETGADAVTTTLLYSKYQRHEDIKTIGEELSARYDIEFLYRDFRVGWNKGIEESKDLNMYRQNYCGCIFSEKERFRKV from the coding sequence ATGGGAAAAAAAATCCTTCTCCATATATGTTGCGCTCCCTGCTGTATTTATCCCTTAAGTCAATTGAGGGCCGATAATTCAGAGATATATGGATATTTTTACAATCCCAATATTCACCCCTATACTGAATTCCAGAAAAGATTAGAAACGCTTGAGCATTACGCAAAAATTACTTTGCTGAATTTGACAATAGATGACGCCTATGAACTTGAATATTTCTTGAAGGGCGCCCTTGAATACGGAAAAGACAGGTGCCTTTTTTGTTACAGGATAAGGCTTGAAAAGATATTTCAAAAAGGCAGGGAAACGGGTGCCGATGCAGTGACAACAACGCTCCTTTATAGCAAATACCAGAGGCATGAGGACATAAAAACCATAGGTGAAGAATTATCTGCCCGATATGACATAGAATTTCTTTACAGGGATTTCCGGGTCGGATGGAATAAAGGAATAGAGGAGTCGAAGGATCTCAATATGTACAGGCAAAACTATTGCGGCTGTATATTCAGCGAAAAAGAGCGGTTCAGAAAGGTGTAG